In Pseudomonas sp. ADAK18, a single window of DNA contains:
- a CDS encoding PepSY domain-containing protein: MKEGFRQAMAWLHTWAGLIFGWLLFAIFLTGTLSYFKDEMTHWMQPEVQAHPLDNARSLAMAQTYLQQQAPNAARWFITLPDSRQPGLSVMWQDKVDPGKRGNFIRKRLDSLAGSEVQARESMGGEFFYRFHFQLQMPYPWGRWLSTMAAMVMFIALITGIITHKKIFKDFFTFRPRKGQRSWLDGHNAVGVLVLPFHLMITYSSLVIFMSMVMPATIVASYGSTDAFFDDLFPATNNAPALGQPAPLLALGPMYDEARKQWGGGHVERLVVNNPGDVNASVNVIRAGSDRVVHDFGSVVSFNGASGEVVRVSTEQSLPMAISGSFYGLHMGHFAGPVLRWLYFICGLAGTAMIGTGLVIWLGKRQLKHAKTGVMPFELRLVEVLNIASMSGLMIAIGAFFWANRLLPVGFAERSSWEVQSFFIAWGLTVLHATVRRGRQGWVEQLSLGALLFIGVPLLNALTTSQHLGVSLVQGDWAMAGFDLTCLGSGIFLAWAAWKMQHRAVPQLKAERARALSLKGEVN, translated from the coding sequence ATGAAAGAGGGCTTCCGTCAGGCCATGGCCTGGTTGCACACCTGGGCTGGGTTGATCTTCGGCTGGCTGCTGTTCGCGATTTTCCTGACGGGTACCTTGTCCTATTTCAAGGACGAAATGACCCACTGGATGCAGCCCGAGGTGCAGGCCCATCCTCTGGACAACGCCCGCAGCCTGGCGATGGCCCAGACCTATTTGCAACAACAGGCACCCAATGCCGCCCGCTGGTTTATCACCTTGCCTGACAGCCGCCAGCCGGGTCTGTCGGTGATGTGGCAGGACAAGGTCGACCCAGGCAAACGCGGCAATTTCATCCGCAAACGTCTCGACTCGCTTGCCGGCAGCGAGGTCCAGGCCCGAGAAAGTATGGGCGGCGAGTTCTTCTACCGCTTCCACTTCCAACTGCAAATGCCTTACCCGTGGGGCCGCTGGCTGTCGACCATGGCAGCGATGGTGATGTTTATCGCGTTGATCACCGGGATCATCACCCACAAGAAAATCTTCAAGGACTTCTTCACCTTCCGCCCGCGCAAGGGCCAGCGCTCCTGGCTCGATGGGCATAACGCGGTGGGTGTGCTGGTGTTGCCGTTTCATTTGATGATCACCTACAGCAGCCTGGTGATTTTCATGAGCATGGTGATGCCGGCAACCATCGTGGCCTCCTACGGCAGTACCGACGCGTTTTTCGATGACCTGTTCCCGGCCACTAATAATGCGCCCGCCTTGGGGCAGCCTGCGCCGTTGCTGGCGCTGGGCCCGATGTATGACGAGGCACGCAAACAATGGGGCGGCGGCCACGTCGAACGGTTGGTGGTGAACAACCCGGGGGATGTGAACGCTTCGGTTAATGTGATCCGCGCCGGTTCCGATCGAGTGGTGCATGATTTTGGCAGCGTTGTGTCGTTCAACGGCGCCAGTGGTGAAGTGGTGCGGGTCAGTACCGAGCAATCCCTGCCCATGGCCATCAGTGGCAGTTTCTACGGCTTGCACATGGGGCATTTTGCCGGCCCGGTGTTGCGTTGGTTGTATTTCATTTGTGGCTTGGCGGGCACGGCGATGATCGGCACCGGGCTGGTGATCTGGTTGGGCAAGCGTCAGCTCAAACATGCCAAGACCGGCGTCATGCCGTTTGAGTTGCGGCTGGTGGAAGTGCTGAACATCGCCAGCATGTCGGGGTTGATGATCGCCATCGGCGCGTTCTTCTGGGCCAATCGGCTGCTGCCGGTCGGGTTTGCCGAGCGCTCAAGTTGGGAAGTACAGAGCTTCTTTATTGCCTGGGGCCTGACCGTACTGCATGCGACGGTACGGCGCGGGCGCCAGGGTTGGGTCGAGCAACTGAGCCTGGGTGCGTTGCTGTTTATCGGTGTGCCGCTGCTTAACGCCTTGACTACCTCCCAGCACCTTGGGGTGTCGCTGGTTCAGGGCGACTGGGCCATGGCCGGCTTCGACCTGACCTGCCTGGGCAGTGGCATATTCCTCGCCTGGGCCGCCTGGAAAATGCAGCATCGCGCAGTGCCGCAACTCAAGGCTGAGCGTGCCCGCGCACTGTCTCTCAAGGGCGAGGTGAACTGA
- a CDS encoding DUF3325 domain-containing protein, producing MLLALLLCYVGFTVLCLSTDRHHGELLRSKPSPSRRLALRLGGWLLLIVSIWPAVRVTGWGQGLVEWCAVLMCSALLLVLLLPYRPRLALILAGVSLLASPVAAVATL from the coding sequence ATGCTGCTGGCGCTGCTGCTGTGTTACGTCGGATTCACTGTGTTGTGCCTGTCCACCGACCGCCACCATGGCGAGTTGCTGCGCAGCAAGCCATCGCCGAGCCGGCGGCTGGCCTTGCGTCTCGGTGGTTGGTTGCTGCTGATCGTGTCGATCTGGCCAGCGGTGCGCGTCACCGGTTGGGGCCAGGGTTTGGTGGAGTGGTGTGCGGTGCTGATGTGCAGTGCTTTGCTGCTGGTGTTGCTGTTGCCGTACCGGCCAAGGTTGGCCTTGATCCTGGCTGGCGTCAGCCTGCTGGCCAGCCCGGTTGCGGCCGTCGCAACACTTTGA
- a CDS encoding RNA polymerase sigma factor — MITTPPESQDCQHAESAGGRAHFLQVFLSQRSQMEALVSRRVGCRATAADLVQDLFLRFWRRPLVQVEELSTYLLRCAGNIAIDHLRSEGARVRSNEGWLPEQQHNQSCEPQAALEAGNDLRHVEAALRSLPERTRQIFLLNRIHGRKYVEIAKAMSLSQSAVEKHMMRALEACKASLREPSLPRSPGKAP; from the coding sequence ATGATCACCACGCCACCCGAATCCCAGGATTGCCAGCACGCCGAATCGGCCGGTGGACGTGCGCATTTTTTACAGGTGTTTTTGTCCCAGCGTTCGCAGATGGAAGCGCTGGTCAGCCGTCGTGTCGGTTGCCGGGCGACGGCGGCGGATTTGGTCCAGGACTTGTTCCTGCGCTTCTGGCGTCGGCCGCTGGTGCAGGTCGAAGAACTCAGCACTTACCTGCTGCGTTGCGCCGGTAATATCGCCATCGATCACCTGCGCAGCGAAGGCGCGCGCGTGCGCAGCAACGAAGGCTGGTTGCCGGAACAACAGCACAACCAGAGTTGTGAACCCCAGGCCGCGCTGGAAGCCGGCAACGACCTGCGGCATGTCGAAGCCGCCTTGCGCAGCTTGCCCGAGCGCACACGACAGATCTTTTTGCTCAACCGGATTCACGGTCGTAAGTACGTCGAGATCGCCAAGGCCATGAGCCTGTCCCAAAGCGCCGTGGAAAAACATATGATGCGTGCCCTCGAAGCCTGCAAGGCCAGCCTTCGTGAACCCTCATTGCCACGCTCGCCAGGGAAAGCACCGTGA
- a CDS encoding FecR family protein: MITSFSVTPTPEQEQAALAWLSLLHDHPSSGDQATFSRWLRADPAHACAYAQAQVLWELSEVPARALAQEETVVLQGYLNAMDRSKRSSVRRWSGALAMAACLLLMVAVGAGWQPSRWVEDFGADYVTAPGEVKTLILADQSRVTLDADSSIAVDFSHGERHIQLRRGAGFFSVSHTGEPFVVEAGSGEARVLGTQFEVRLQPAGAQVTVLSGRVGVTPSKSGQQQILTAGQQVAYADGVADELHAVDSESRLAWRDGWLNYYKAPLADVVQDLRRYYPGRILLLNDDLGNRRVSGSFPSQDPQSVISALQAVLGFEQHTVLGRVIVLR; the protein is encoded by the coding sequence GTGATCACCTCTTTCAGCGTCACCCCGACGCCCGAACAGGAACAGGCCGCACTGGCCTGGCTGAGTCTGCTCCACGACCATCCCAGCAGCGGCGATCAAGCCACGTTCAGCCGTTGGTTGCGCGCCGATCCGGCTCACGCCTGTGCCTACGCCCAAGCCCAAGTGCTGTGGGAATTGAGCGAAGTGCCGGCGCGAGCACTCGCGCAGGAAGAAACCGTGGTGTTGCAGGGTTATCTGAATGCGATGGACCGTTCAAAACGCTCAAGCGTACGGCGCTGGTCGGGTGCCTTGGCGATGGCCGCGTGCCTGTTGTTGATGGTGGCTGTCGGTGCCGGTTGGCAGCCGTCGCGCTGGGTCGAAGACTTCGGCGCCGATTACGTGACGGCGCCGGGTGAGGTGAAGACGCTCATCCTGGCGGATCAATCCAGGGTCACCCTGGATGCTGACAGCTCCATCGCCGTGGATTTCAGCCATGGCGAACGCCATATTCAACTGCGTCGTGGTGCCGGTTTTTTCAGCGTGAGCCACACCGGCGAACCCTTTGTGGTGGAGGCGGGCAGCGGTGAAGCGCGGGTGCTGGGCACACAATTTGAAGTGCGCCTGCAACCGGCGGGCGCCCAGGTAACGGTGTTATCCGGGCGCGTGGGTGTCACGCCATCCAAGAGCGGGCAGCAGCAGATTCTCACCGCTGGCCAGCAAGTGGCCTACGCGGATGGCGTCGCCGATGAGCTGCATGCTGTCGACAGCGAGTCGCGCCTGGCCTGGCGCGACGGCTGGCTCAACTACTACAAGGCGCCCCTGGCCGATGTGGTCCAGGACCTGCGCCGCTACTACCCGGGGCGTATCCTGTTGCTCAATGACGACCTCGGCAACCGCCGCGTCAGTGGCAGCTTTCCGAGCCAGGATCCGCAGTCGGTCATCAGCGCCTTGCAGGCAGTTTTGGGGTTCGAACAGCACACCGTACTGGGTCGTGTAATTGTGTTGCGCTAG
- a CDS encoding TonB-dependent receptor: MKINKLSALLLASGLGSFAPLVLADDTQDVGSVNVAGKQTLGNGHMIREESAKARSTVTKEAMDEMSATANAIDKLKYTPGINVSSDDASGTSGTSFTMRGMNSDQVGVSMDGVPINDSGNYSVYSNQFGDPENLAEVFVTQGSSEADGPHIGSSGGNIGMITVRPTKESGVFVKQIVGANALRKTFARINTGEMGGFKSWISASHLEGDKWRGEGTMRSDKVEWSGLFEDDNGNSTQAIVKYNKQENYNYSSLSKAQFQQQGRKLDYAETPVYKGGLLSSSYKLNRNPFESVNATLTQRWQLRDNLSLTVTPYYYWASGGSFSGQTASNLGPKSDKAGNYDLSNLQSANYYRPSWTETWRPGVTAKMKWDINEEHSLDYGYWYERARQRQTQPFIGINSEGAPNDVWGDYNSGNQVVDKNGATVQGRHYYTETPSQKLWVQDSWQATPDLSFVGGVAYQYVERDGNNLGSLYDQAEKRNARYHQFLPNFSAKYQVDESNQAFYNVTRNMRTPPNYVLYNKGDSLSLSPELSWNQELGWRYTEEKMALSATLFYITFKDRQLSTTDLNGDFVMANVGDVTNKGLELEWSGLLPHNFNYYASYTYTKSEQQDDFVSKNVLLPTSGKQLANVPENMFNLVFGYDDSLFYGNIAGKYVGSFYGDLTNNEKIEGRTVFDLNAGIYLPVDKKVIKSATLRFSMLNVFDKEYLSSARTVSFNSAPVNGLGASTAFYNVGEERTAMVSLEANF, from the coding sequence GTGAAGATCAACAAACTCTCTGCCCTGCTTTTAGCATCGGGCCTGGGCAGCTTTGCGCCGCTGGTTCTGGCGGACGACACCCAAGATGTTGGCTCGGTGAATGTGGCCGGTAAACAAACCTTGGGCAACGGCCACATGATCCGGGAAGAAAGCGCCAAGGCACGGTCGACGGTGACCAAGGAAGCCATGGACGAAATGTCGGCCACGGCCAACGCCATCGACAAACTCAAATACACACCGGGCATCAACGTTTCCAGTGATGACGCCAGCGGTACCAGCGGCACCAGCTTCACCATGCGCGGCATGAACTCCGACCAGGTCGGGGTTTCCATGGACGGTGTGCCGATCAACGACTCCGGCAACTACAGCGTTTATTCAAACCAGTTCGGCGACCCGGAAAACCTGGCAGAAGTGTTTGTCACTCAGGGCTCTTCGGAAGCGGACGGCCCGCACATTGGCTCCAGCGGCGGCAACATTGGCATGATCACGGTTCGGCCAACCAAGGAGTCCGGGGTTTTCGTCAAACAGATCGTCGGCGCCAATGCCCTGCGCAAGACTTTCGCACGGATCAATACTGGTGAGATGGGTGGTTTCAAGTCCTGGATTTCGGCGTCCCATCTTGAAGGTGACAAATGGCGCGGCGAGGGCACGATGCGCAGTGACAAGGTTGAATGGAGCGGCTTGTTCGAAGATGACAACGGCAATTCCACCCAGGCCATCGTGAAATACAACAAGCAGGAAAACTACAACTACAGTTCCTTGAGCAAGGCACAGTTCCAACAGCAGGGACGGAAGCTGGACTATGCTGAAACACCGGTCTACAAGGGCGGCTTGCTGTCATCTTCCTACAAGCTCAACCGCAACCCGTTTGAAAGCGTCAATGCGACGCTCACCCAGCGCTGGCAACTGCGTGACAACCTGTCCCTGACCGTCACGCCTTATTATTACTGGGCCAGCGGCGGCAGCTTCAGCGGCCAGACTGCTTCCAATCTGGGGCCGAAGTCCGACAAGGCCGGCAACTACGACCTGAGTAACCTGCAATCGGCCAACTATTACCGCCCATCATGGACCGAGACCTGGCGTCCTGGCGTCACCGCCAAAATGAAATGGGACATCAACGAAGAGCACAGCCTGGACTACGGCTACTGGTACGAACGCGCACGCCAGCGCCAGACCCAGCCGTTTATCGGGATCAACAGCGAAGGCGCACCCAATGATGTGTGGGGCGACTACAACAGCGGCAACCAAGTGGTCGACAAGAACGGCGCCACCGTTCAGGGCCGCCACTACTACACTGAGACCCCGTCGCAAAAGCTCTGGGTCCAGGACAGTTGGCAAGCAACCCCGGACCTGAGTTTTGTCGGCGGCGTGGCTTACCAGTATGTCGAGCGTGACGGCAACAACCTGGGCAGCCTGTACGATCAGGCGGAAAAACGTAACGCCCGCTACCATCAGTTCCTGCCCAACTTCAGTGCCAAGTACCAGGTCGATGAGAGTAACCAGGCGTTCTACAACGTCACCCGCAACATGCGTACGCCGCCCAACTACGTGCTGTACAACAAGGGTGATTCCTTAAGCCTCAGCCCCGAGTTGAGCTGGAACCAGGAGTTGGGCTGGCGTTACACCGAAGAGAAGATGGCGCTGAGCGCGACCCTGTTCTACATCACCTTCAAAGACCGTCAACTGTCGACCACCGACCTCAACGGCGACTTCGTGATGGCCAACGTCGGCGACGTGACCAACAAGGGGCTGGAACTGGAATGGAGCGGCCTGCTGCCGCACAACTTCAACTACTACGCGTCCTACACCTACACCAAGTCGGAGCAGCAAGACGACTTCGTCAGCAAGAACGTATTGTTGCCGACCTCGGGCAAGCAGTTGGCCAACGTGCCGGAAAACATGTTTAACCTGGTCTTCGGTTATGACGACTCGCTGTTCTACGGCAACATCGCGGGCAAGTACGTGGGCAGCTTCTATGGTGACTTGACCAACAACGAGAAGATCGAAGGCCGCACGGTGTTTGACCTCAACGCCGGTATTTACTTGCCGGTGGATAAAAAAGTCATCAAGTCGGCGACCCTGCGTTTCTCGATGCTCAACGTGTTCGACAAGGAATACCTGAGCTCGGCGCGCACCGTGTCGTTCAACTCGGCACCGGTCAACGGCCTGGGGGCAAGCACCGCGTTTTATAACGTGGGTGAAGAGCGTACGGCGATGGTTTCCCTGGAAGCCAATTTCTAA
- a CDS encoding TonB-dependent receptor → MKSRATSATGGLVKQWLGASVMVVSGLALLPLSVARAAESEQQSTVFSFALAAKPLPQALSEFSRVTGISVVYTDEAPYGLNAPAVNGRMSAAQAMQRLLGSSGFTFRQIDARTLVLEPQPTEGALNLGATTISGLGQSEETTSYQPPPTSSVMRSQGLLLETPQTVNVVPAQVIRDQVPRNLDDALANVSGITQANTLGSTQDAVMLRGFGDNRNGSIMRDGMPVVQGRALNSTAERVEVLKGPASLLYGIQDPGGVVNIVSKKPELTQSTALTVRGSTFGSGKNGSGGNLDTTGPIGDSGLAYRLIVDHEDEDYWRNFGTYRESLIAPSLAWYGENTKLLFAYEHREFLSPFDRGTAIDPKTNHPLDIPATRRLDEPFNNMEGRSDLYRFEADHDLNDDWKAHFGYSWNRETYDASQVRVSKVNANGTLTRSMDGTQGALTTDRFATASLEGKVDVAGMRHDLVFGLDDEYRKIYRADLIRQASRSTFSYTDPVYGREVAGSTVSAPDSNQTDLLRSDSLFFQDAIHLTDQWILVGGARFQKYDQYAGKGVPFTANTDGNGQKWVPRVGLVYRYTDELSFYGSYTESFKPNSTIAPLANKSVLDGSLEPEESKSWELGTKLDMPGRITASAALFNIDKRNVLVSVGEGLTSVYSVAGKVRSRGLELDLSGQLTDQWSLIGSYAYTDAKVTEDPALKGKRLQNVAKNTGSLSAVYDFGSIVGGDQLRVGAGARYVGERAGDATNSFELPGYTVADVFATYDTKVDGQKVKFQLNVKNLFDRTYYTSAVSTSFVSIGDARQVSVSSTLEF, encoded by the coding sequence ATGAAGTCCAGGGCAACGTCGGCGACAGGTGGTTTGGTTAAGCAATGGCTGGGAGCCTCGGTGATGGTGGTGTCGGGGCTGGCGTTGTTGCCCTTGTCGGTGGCGCGGGCGGCGGAGTCGGAGCAGCAAAGCACGGTGTTCAGCTTTGCCCTGGCGGCCAAGCCGTTACCTCAGGCGTTGAGTGAGTTCAGCCGGGTCACCGGGATCAGCGTGGTCTACACCGATGAAGCGCCCTATGGCCTCAACGCCCCGGCGGTCAACGGACGGATGAGTGCGGCCCAGGCCATGCAGCGTTTGCTCGGCAGTTCCGGTTTCACCTTCCGCCAGATCGACGCCCGTACCCTGGTCTTGGAGCCACAACCCACCGAAGGTGCGTTGAATCTGGGCGCCACCACCATCAGTGGCCTGGGCCAATCCGAGGAAACCACCAGCTATCAGCCACCGCCCACCAGTTCGGTGATGCGCTCCCAGGGCTTGCTGCTGGAAACCCCGCAAACCGTCAACGTGGTACCGGCTCAGGTCATTCGCGATCAGGTGCCGCGTAATCTTGACGATGCCTTGGCCAACGTCAGCGGTATCACTCAAGCCAACACCCTGGGCAGCACCCAGGACGCGGTGATGCTGCGCGGCTTTGGCGACAACCGTAACGGTTCGATCATGCGCGACGGTATGCCAGTGGTGCAGGGCAGGGCGCTGAACTCCACGGCGGAGCGGGTCGAAGTGCTCAAGGGCCCGGCGTCGTTGTTGTACGGCATCCAGGACCCGGGCGGCGTGGTCAATATTGTCAGCAAAAAGCCCGAACTGACCCAGTCCACCGCCCTGACCGTGCGCGGCTCGACCTTCGGCAGCGGCAAGAACGGCAGCGGTGGCAACCTCGACACCACCGGCCCCATCGGTGACTCGGGCCTGGCGTACCGCCTGATCGTCGACCATGAAGATGAAGATTACTGGCGTAACTTTGGCACCTATCGCGAAAGCCTGATCGCGCCGTCCCTGGCCTGGTATGGCGAGAACACCAAGCTGCTGTTCGCGTATGAACATCGGGAATTTCTCTCGCCCTTCGACCGTGGCACCGCCATCGACCCGAAGACCAATCACCCGCTGGACATCCCGGCCACCCGTCGCCTGGATGAGCCTTTCAACAATATGGAAGGCCGCTCCGATCTGTACCGCTTTGAAGCCGACCATGACCTGAACGACGACTGGAAAGCCCACTTCGGCTACAGCTGGAACCGCGAAACCTATGACGCCAGTCAGGTGCGTGTGAGCAAGGTCAACGCAAACGGCACCCTGACCCGCAGTATGGACGGCACCCAGGGCGCGCTGACCACTGACCGTTTCGCTACCGCCAGCCTTGAAGGCAAGGTCGATGTGGCCGGCATGCGCCATGACTTGGTGTTCGGCCTGGATGACGAGTATCGCAAGATCTACCGTGCCGATCTGATTCGCCAGGCCAGCCGCAGCACTTTCAGCTACACCGACCCGGTGTATGGCCGTGAAGTGGCCGGCAGCACCGTCAGCGCTCCGGACAGTAACCAGACCGACTTGCTGCGCAGTGACTCGCTGTTCTTCCAGGACGCCATCCACCTGACCGACCAGTGGATCCTGGTGGGCGGCGCACGCTTCCAGAAATACGACCAGTACGCCGGTAAAGGCGTGCCGTTCACCGCCAACACCGATGGTAACGGCCAGAAGTGGGTGCCGCGGGTTGGCCTGGTGTATCGCTACACCGATGAATTGTCGTTCTACGGCAGTTACACCGAGTCGTTCAAACCCAACTCCACCATCGCGCCGCTGGCCAACAAGAGCGTGCTGGATGGCAGCCTTGAGCCGGAAGAATCCAAGTCCTGGGAATTGGGGACCAAGCTCGACATGCCAGGGCGTATTACCGCTAGCGCCGCGTTGTTCAATATCGACAAACGCAACGTGCTGGTATCGGTGGGCGAAGGCCTGACCTCGGTCTACAGCGTCGCAGGCAAGGTGCGCTCCCGTGGCCTGGAGTTGGATCTCAGTGGCCAGTTGACCGATCAGTGGAGCTTGATCGGTAGTTATGCCTACACCGATGCCAAGGTCACCGAAGACCCGGCGTTGAAAGGCAAACGCCTGCAAAACGTGGCGAAGAATACGGGCTCGCTGTCGGCGGTCTATGACTTCGGCAGCATTGTCGGCGGCGACCAACTGCGTGTCGGCGCCGGTGCGCGTTACGTCGGCGAGCGAGCTGGGGATGCCACCAATAGCTTCGAGTTGCCGGGCTACACCGTGGCCGATGTGTTTGCCACCTACGACACCAAGGTTGACGGGCAGAAGGTCAAGTTTCAGCTCAACGTGAAGAACCTGTTTGACCGCACCTACTACACCTCCGCCGTCAGCACGTCCTTTGTATCGATTGGCGATGCACGGCAGGTGTCGGTCTCGAGCACCCTGGAGTTCTGA
- a CDS encoding glucokinase, whose protein sequence is MRRIVGQGVDVAGDRQAGFHFAGFTVGDDQLRRVPTAGDEHALTLHILGQGTGLGAIGKLPGVEHRKSFRIEAGHLAFIPHRQEETAVTLDQQRVDFFHRHLMGPGDPLLLRIEFKQRRTIRPPPADDNHLAGGGLVHRTVEVALRHGDTLQRCERG, encoded by the coding sequence ATGCGGCGCATCGTAGGCCAGGGCGTTGACGTCGCGGGTGATCGGCAAGCGGGCTTTCACTTCGCCGGTTTCACGGTCGGCGACGATCAACTGCGGCGCGTCCCCACGGCAGGCGATGAACACGCGCTGACGCTCCACATCCTGGGCCAGGGCACTGGGCTTGGGGCAATCGGCAAACTGCCAGGTGTCGAGCACCGCAAAAGTTTTCGCATCGAAGCGGGCCACCTTGCCTTCATCCCGCATCGGCAGGAAGAAACTGCCGTCACCCTTGACCAGCAGCGGGTCGATTTTTTTCACCGCCATCTCATGGGCCCCGGTGATCCGCTCCTGCTTCGGATCGAATTCAAACAGCGTCGAACGATCCGCCCGCCGCCCGCTGACGATAATCACCTTGCCGGTGGTGGGCTCGTACACCGCACTGTTGAGGTTGCTTTGCGCCACGGGGATACGCTTCAACGGTGTGAGCGTGGATAA
- the dacB gene encoding D-alanyl-D-alanine carboxypeptidase/D-alanyl-D-alanine-endopeptidase, protein MRLGRWTHASGMLLGLSFLLGGCATAPTPSTSQALDHLLADPALNGASVSLMVRDARSGSTLYQHNPRSRLTPASSLKLLTTAAAMDVLGPQYRFSTQLLSNGARQGERLNGNLYLRGLGDPTIQWADYQALAAQLASQGIRQVQGDLVFDDTWFDAERLGVDWAHDDESTYYGAQISALTVSPDTDFDAGTLLITAKAPVVTGRPVTVEISPATDYVQISNRAVSGPGNSYGLNRQHGTNLLRLSGAVAPGKQSQQAVSVWEPTQLVANLFERALAEQGISVQGRRVIGGTSPTTATVLAVHESAPLQELITPLLKLSNNSMAEALLKAMGRKTANTGTAAAGTAAVAGFLKRQGLDPATLNQVDGSGLSRRNLVSAQNLTDLLLAASKQPWFSAWYNALPIAGNQDRMTGGSLRYRLRGTSAENNLHAKTGSMGGVSSLTGYVTDVEGRKLVFSMVTNNYVVEGARIKVLEDRLAAALAQWAD, encoded by the coding sequence ATGCGGTTGGGACGATGGACACACGCCAGTGGCATGCTGCTGGGCTTGAGCTTTTTGCTGGGCGGTTGCGCCACGGCGCCGACACCTTCAACCAGTCAGGCCCTTGACCACCTGTTGGCCGACCCGGCACTGAACGGCGCCAGCGTTTCGCTGATGGTGCGTGATGCTCGCAGCGGCAGCACGCTCTACCAGCACAATCCGCGCAGCCGGTTGACCCCGGCTTCCAGTCTAAAGCTGCTGACCACTGCCGCCGCGATGGATGTCCTCGGGCCGCAGTACCGGTTTTCCACGCAACTGCTGAGCAACGGCGCTCGCCAGGGTGAGCGCCTGAACGGCAATCTGTACCTGCGCGGTCTTGGGGATCCGACGATCCAGTGGGCGGATTACCAAGCACTGGCGGCGCAATTGGCGAGTCAGGGTATTCGTCAGGTTCAGGGCGACCTGGTATTCGATGACACCTGGTTTGACGCCGAGCGCCTGGGCGTTGATTGGGCCCATGACGACGAAAGCACCTACTACGGCGCGCAGATTTCGGCGCTGACGGTGTCGCCCGATACGGATTTTGATGCGGGCACGCTGCTCATTACGGCCAAGGCACCGGTGGTTACCGGCCGGCCGGTGACGGTCGAGATCAGCCCAGCCACCGATTACGTACAAATCAGCAATCGGGCGGTCAGCGGGCCGGGCAACAGTTATGGCCTCAACCGCCAGCACGGGACCAATCTGCTGCGGCTCAGCGGTGCGGTGGCGCCGGGCAAGCAAAGCCAGCAAGCGGTCAGCGTCTGGGAGCCGACCCAACTGGTGGCCAACCTGTTTGAACGGGCATTGGCGGAGCAGGGGATTAGCGTTCAGGGGCGTCGAGTGATCGGGGGCACAAGCCCAACCACGGCGACGGTGTTGGCGGTGCACGAGTCGGCGCCGTTGCAGGAATTGATCACGCCGCTGCTCAAACTCTCCAATAACAGCATGGCCGAAGCGCTGCTCAAGGCCATGGGCCGCAAGACCGCCAACACCGGCACGGCGGCTGCGGGTACGGCGGCGGTGGCCGGCTTTCTGAAACGCCAGGGGCTGGACCCAGCAACGCTCAATCAGGTGGACGGTTCGGGTTTGTCCCGGCGCAACCTGGTGTCGGCGCAAAACCTCACCGACCTGTTATTGGCGGCGAGCAAGCAGCCATGGTTCAGCGCCTGGTACAACGCGTTGCCGATTGCCGGCAATCAGGACCGCATGACCGGTGGCAGCCTGCGCTATCGCTTGCGAGGCACCTCGGCCGAGAACAACCTGCACGCCAAGACCGGGTCGATGGGCGGGGTTTCGTCGTTGACCGGGTATGTCACTGATGTTGAGGGGCGTAAGTTGGTGTTTTCGATGGTGACCAATAACTACGTGGTCGAGGGTGCGCGGATCAAAGTGCTGGAAGATCGGTTGGCCGCTGCGCTGGCGCAATGGGCGGACTGA